One genomic window of Arthrobacter sp. KBS0703 includes the following:
- the smc gene encoding chromosome segregation protein SMC yields MHLKSLTVRGFKSFASATTFDFEPGVTAVVGPNGSGKSNVVDALAWVMGEQGAKTLRGGKMEDVIFAGTSGRPPLGRAHVSLTIDNTDGALPIDYSEVTISRTLFRTGGSEYAINGAGCRLLDIQELLSDSGLGREMHVIVGQGQLDKVLHATPEDRRGFIEEAAGILKHRRRKEKTVRKLEAMQANLQRLSDLTGEIRRQLTPLGKQAEVARRAQTVQFEVRDARARLLADDLVQLQDALAQDVADESALKARRAVVEQELGAGRQRQAVLEQLAAEATPLLNAARDTWYQLSAGRERLRSLGSLAQERCRLLGSADAAPDPGRDPEQLEKQAARVRGEQADLELDIVNRRSALEAATAAKTGAENAAAAEEKRLTAALRAAADRREGLARLAGQVGAARSRVESAQAEVGRLGESLAAGDERRRRAQEEFTALESQVAGVEDGEESLDAEYEEATAALDAVLAEIELLRTSEREAVRERDALKARRDALQLGLNRKDGSEHALGAGLPGIVGSLASTLAVEAGYEAAVAAALGSASDAVVVQDGETAAALVRLLKGDDARRATLLLESPPGTRSAAGRTADRGTLPAGARWAAELVDATGAAAATVQHLLAATVVVGDLDAAAGLIAGRPDLTAVTHAGDVFTSLAVTGGSAKAPSLLEVQAAVDDAASRLEAVTAALEQSRFALAAAEARRAEAQDRADAALERLHESDARLAAVAERLGHLNSVLRSAVGESERLAASLARAEANIVTEQEALSGIAARLAAAQEAPAEEEPSTGHRDALALAASLARSAEMDARLSLRSGEEQLAAIRNRASSLERAAASERRARQEAAERARRRRIQAGRAAAVSAAAEQIIRFSDVSVELAGHERDLAEQNREQRDSELAAVRTANDALARELAELTDSVHRDELARAQQRLRIEALETKSVEELGLTADQLVADYGPDQPVPVPPEASADKWAALRAPVDDAGKTVAEGKPFVRAEQEKRLRKAERDLSSLGKVNPLALEEFAALEERHQFLSTQLEDLKASRRDLLDIIKEVDDRVQKVFAEAFADTSAQFVRVFARLFPGGEGRLVLTDPGDMLTTGIEVEARPAGKKIKRLSLLSGGERSLTAVALLVAIFKARPSPFYVMDEVEAALDDTNLGRLITIFEELRESSQLIVITHQKRTMEVADALYGVTMRGDGVSTVISQRLGAEV; encoded by the coding sequence TTGCACCTCAAAAGTCTCACCGTCCGTGGCTTCAAGTCGTTTGCGTCCGCAACGACCTTCGACTTTGAGCCCGGAGTCACCGCTGTGGTGGGCCCCAACGGCTCGGGCAAGTCCAACGTGGTGGACGCACTGGCCTGGGTCATGGGCGAGCAGGGTGCAAAAACACTGCGCGGCGGCAAGATGGAAGACGTCATTTTCGCCGGAACCTCGGGCCGGCCGCCGCTGGGCAGGGCGCACGTCTCGCTCACCATCGACAACACTGACGGCGCACTTCCCATCGATTACAGCGAAGTCACCATCTCCCGCACGCTCTTCCGGACCGGCGGCTCCGAATACGCCATCAACGGTGCCGGCTGCCGCCTGCTGGACATCCAGGAACTGCTGTCCGATTCGGGCCTGGGACGCGAGATGCATGTCATTGTGGGCCAGGGCCAGCTCGACAAGGTCCTGCATGCCACCCCCGAGGACCGGCGCGGCTTCATCGAGGAGGCCGCCGGCATCCTCAAGCACCGGCGCCGCAAGGAAAAGACGGTCCGCAAGCTGGAGGCCATGCAGGCCAACCTGCAGCGGCTCAGTGACCTCACGGGCGAGATCCGGCGCCAGCTGACCCCGCTGGGCAAGCAGGCCGAGGTTGCGAGGCGGGCCCAGACCGTCCAGTTCGAGGTCCGGGATGCCCGTGCCCGGCTGCTGGCCGATGACCTCGTCCAGCTGCAGGACGCGCTCGCCCAGGACGTCGCCGACGAATCCGCGCTCAAGGCCCGCCGTGCGGTCGTGGAGCAGGAACTCGGGGCCGGCCGTCAGCGCCAGGCCGTTCTGGAACAGCTCGCGGCAGAAGCGACCCCCCTCCTCAATGCCGCCCGGGACACGTGGTATCAGCTGTCCGCGGGCCGGGAGCGGCTGCGGTCGCTCGGATCCCTGGCCCAGGAACGCTGCCGCCTGCTGGGCTCGGCGGACGCGGCGCCGGATCCCGGCCGGGACCCCGAGCAGCTGGAAAAGCAGGCGGCCCGGGTCCGTGGCGAACAGGCGGACCTCGAACTGGATATCGTCAACCGGCGCAGTGCCCTGGAGGCGGCCACGGCCGCGAAAACCGGTGCGGAAAACGCCGCAGCCGCCGAGGAAAAGCGCCTCACGGCAGCACTGCGCGCCGCGGCGGACCGCCGCGAAGGCCTGGCCAGGCTGGCCGGCCAGGTGGGCGCGGCGCGGTCACGCGTGGAATCGGCCCAGGCCGAGGTGGGCAGGCTCGGCGAATCGCTGGCCGCCGGTGATGAGAGGCGGCGCCGGGCCCAGGAAGAGTTCACCGCGCTTGAATCCCAGGTCGCGGGCGTCGAGGACGGTGAGGAATCCCTCGACGCGGAGTACGAGGAAGCCACCGCGGCACTGGACGCCGTCCTCGCCGAGATCGAATTACTCCGGACTTCCGAACGGGAAGCCGTGCGTGAACGCGACGCCCTCAAGGCCAGGCGCGACGCCCTGCAGCTCGGCCTCAACCGCAAGGACGGTTCCGAACACGCCCTCGGGGCCGGACTGCCCGGCATCGTGGGATCGCTGGCCTCGACCCTGGCCGTTGAAGCCGGGTATGAGGCAGCCGTTGCCGCCGCCTTGGGCAGCGCCTCGGATGCCGTGGTGGTGCAGGACGGCGAAACGGCTGCGGCGCTGGTGCGGCTACTTAAGGGCGACGACGCCCGCCGGGCCACGCTCCTGCTGGAATCGCCGCCTGGCACTCGCTCCGCTGCCGGCCGGACCGCGGACCGCGGGACTTTGCCTGCCGGTGCCCGCTGGGCCGCCGAACTGGTCGACGCCACCGGGGCTGCCGCGGCGACCGTCCAGCACCTGCTCGCGGCGACGGTCGTCGTCGGGGACCTGGACGCGGCGGCGGGCCTGATCGCCGGGCGGCCGGACCTCACAGCCGTCACACACGCGGGTGATGTGTTCACGTCACTGGCCGTCACCGGCGGTTCCGCCAAGGCGCCGTCGCTGCTTGAGGTGCAGGCCGCCGTCGACGACGCCGCGTCGCGGCTGGAGGCCGTCACGGCAGCACTGGAGCAAAGCCGCTTTGCGCTGGCCGCCGCGGAGGCCCGGCGCGCTGAGGCGCAGGACCGGGCGGACGCCGCCCTGGAACGGCTGCACGAATCCGACGCGCGGCTCGCGGCGGTGGCCGAGCGGCTGGGACACCTGAACTCCGTCCTGCGCAGCGCCGTGGGGGAGAGCGAGCGGCTGGCCGCGTCCCTGGCACGGGCCGAGGCCAACATCGTGACGGAGCAGGAGGCCCTGTCCGGGATCGCGGCACGGCTGGCCGCGGCGCAGGAAGCCCCGGCCGAGGAGGAACCGTCCACCGGCCACCGTGACGCACTGGCGCTCGCCGCGTCCCTGGCCCGGTCCGCCGAAATGGATGCCCGGCTGTCGTTGCGGAGCGGCGAGGAGCAGCTGGCGGCAATCCGCAACAGGGCGTCGTCACTGGAGCGGGCCGCGGCTTCGGAACGCCGCGCCCGGCAGGAGGCGGCCGAGCGGGCACGCCGTCGAAGGATCCAGGCCGGCCGGGCAGCTGCCGTGTCCGCCGCCGCGGAGCAGATCATCCGGTTCAGTGACGTGTCCGTCGAACTGGCCGGACACGAGCGCGACCTGGCCGAGCAGAACAGGGAGCAGCGGGACAGCGAGCTGGCGGCGGTTCGCACTGCCAACGACGCCCTGGCCCGGGAACTGGCTGAACTGACGGATTCCGTGCACCGCGACGAACTGGCGCGGGCCCAGCAGAGGCTCCGGATTGAGGCGCTGGAGACAAAGTCGGTGGAGGAGCTCGGGCTCACCGCGGACCAGCTGGTGGCGGACTACGGGCCGGACCAGCCGGTACCCGTGCCCCCTGAAGCGTCCGCGGACAAGTGGGCGGCGCTGAGGGCGCCGGTTGATGACGCAGGCAAGACCGTGGCTGAAGGCAAGCCGTTTGTCCGCGCGGAGCAGGAAAAACGGCTCCGCAAGGCCGAACGCGACCTGTCATCCCTGGGAAAGGTCAACCCGCTGGCACTGGAGGAATTCGCCGCGCTGGAGGAGAGGCACCAGTTCCTGAGCACGCAGCTGGAAGACCTCAAAGCCAGCCGCAGGGACCTGCTGGACATCATCAAGGAAGTCGATGACCGCGTGCAGAAGGTCTTCGCGGAAGCCTTCGCCGACACCTCGGCGCAGTTCGTCCGGGTCTTCGCCCGGCTGTTTCCCGGCGGCGAAGGCAGGCTCGTCCTGACGGACCCCGGCGACATGCTGACCACCGGCATCGAGGTCGAAGCCAGGCCCGCCGGGAAGAAAATCAAGCGGCTCTCGCTGCTCTCGGGCGGCGAACGGTCCCTGACCGCGGTGGCGCTGCTCGTGGCGATCTTCAAGGCCCGGCCGTCGCCGTTCTATGTCATGGACGAGGTCGAGGCCGCCCTCGATGACACCAACCTCGGCCGGCTCATTACGATCTTTGAAGAACTCCGCGAGTCCAGCCAGCTGATCGTAATCACCCACCAGAAGCGGACCATGGAAGTGGCGGACGCCCTTTACGGCGTGACCATGCGGGGCGACGGCGTCTCCACCGTCATCAGCCAGCGCCTGGGAGCCGAAGTCTAG
- the ftsY gene encoding signal recognition particle-docking protein FtsY, with protein MNDILPILLPILAALAVIGGLVPVLMKARKSGTKYSGPRDANDPAAPLGGGGTLLEDPPVAPAERKAPNAVDVEGLEAEVPDDAAGLETIAVETPLPVAGRLTRLRERLVKSNSVFGKGLLALLSSDKIDENVWDEVEETLLLADLGTEPTMQLVDALRERVKVLGTRDPEHVKALLREELIKLVDPDMDRSLRIERHADKPAVMMIVGVNGVGKTTTVGKLARVLVAEDKDVLLGAADTFRAAAAEQLATWGQRVGVPTVKSDIDGADPASVAYEAVKAGIEQEVDVVMIDTAGRLQNKVGLMDELSKVKRVIEKLAEVDEVLLVLDATTGQNGLNQARVFAEVVNITGIVLTKLDGTAKGGIVVAIQKSLGVPVKLIGLGEGADDLAPFDAEGFVDALLN; from the coding sequence GTGAACGACATCCTCCCTATTCTCCTGCCCATTCTTGCTGCCCTGGCGGTCATCGGCGGCCTGGTTCCGGTACTGATGAAGGCCCGGAAGTCCGGAACCAAATACTCCGGGCCACGGGACGCCAACGACCCGGCAGCGCCGCTCGGCGGCGGAGGGACCCTCCTAGAGGACCCCCCGGTGGCGCCTGCCGAACGCAAGGCACCGAACGCCGTCGACGTCGAAGGCCTCGAAGCCGAGGTCCCCGACGACGCCGCCGGCCTGGAAACCATCGCGGTGGAGACCCCGCTGCCCGTGGCGGGACGCCTCACCCGGCTGCGGGAGCGCCTGGTCAAGTCGAACAGCGTGTTCGGCAAGGGGCTGCTGGCGCTGCTCTCGAGCGACAAGATTGACGAAAACGTCTGGGACGAGGTGGAGGAGACGCTGCTTCTCGCCGACCTCGGCACCGAACCCACCATGCAGCTGGTCGATGCCCTGCGGGAGCGCGTGAAGGTGCTGGGGACCCGCGATCCCGAGCACGTCAAGGCACTGCTCCGCGAGGAGCTTATCAAGCTCGTGGACCCGGACATGGACCGGAGCCTGCGCATCGAACGGCACGCGGACAAGCCGGCAGTGATGATGATCGTGGGCGTCAACGGGGTGGGCAAGACCACCACCGTGGGCAAACTGGCCCGGGTACTTGTCGCCGAGGACAAGGACGTCCTCCTCGGTGCCGCCGACACCTTCCGGGCCGCAGCCGCGGAACAGCTGGCGACGTGGGGCCAGCGCGTGGGGGTCCCTACCGTGAAGTCCGACATCGACGGCGCGGATCCGGCCTCCGTCGCGTATGAGGCGGTCAAGGCGGGCATCGAGCAGGAAGTCGACGTCGTCATGATCGACACCGCCGGGCGCCTGCAGAACAAGGTCGGCCTCATGGACGAGCTCAGCAAGGTAAAGCGCGTCATCGAAAAACTGGCTGAAGTTGACGAGGTCCTCCTCGTCCTGGATGCCACGACCGGCCAGAACGGCCTCAACCAGGCGCGGGTCTTCGCCGAAGTGGTCAACATCACCGGCATCGTCCTGACCAAGCTGGACGGGACCGCCAAGGGCGGCATCGTCGTCGCCATCCAGAAGTCGCTGGGCGTGCCCGTGAAGCTCATCGGACTCGGCGAAGGCGCGGACGACCTCGCGCCGTTCGATGCCGAAGGCTTCGTCGACGCCCTCCTGAACTAG
- a CDS encoding MFS transporter has product MTPRPRPAASRLRFSIGRRTGDARLPRDIKVMLVAAFLIALGFGLVAPVLPQFATTFDVGATAAAVIVSIFAFMRLVFAPAGGALIGRLGERPVYVAGLLIVAASTAACAFAQNYWQLLVFRGLGGAGSVMFTVASMALVIRLAPPESRGRVSGAYASAFLIGNVCGPILGGLLAGFGLRVPFLAYAGALVLAALVVQTQLSHVPGGGRRDGSAAPPMKLAEALGDSAYRAALVSSFANGWATFGVRMATVPLFAVTALGSGPEAAGWALAVFAAGNAVALTFSGRLADSLGRKPMMTAGLVLTGAATGGIGLTNGLGWFLAASALAGVGAGLLGPAQQAAVADVIGRERSGGRVLAAYQMTADIGAILGPVFAGLLADQLGYGWAFAVTGGVLLLAAAAWLLARETVQRQLADAGRPS; this is encoded by the coding sequence ATGACGCCACGCCCCCGTCCCGCCGCCAGCAGACTGCGGTTTAGCATCGGCCGGCGGACCGGCGACGCCCGGCTGCCCCGTGACATCAAGGTGATGCTCGTCGCGGCGTTCCTGATCGCCCTCGGATTTGGCCTGGTGGCCCCGGTACTGCCGCAGTTCGCCACCACGTTCGACGTCGGCGCGACGGCCGCCGCCGTGATCGTCAGCATCTTTGCCTTCATGCGGCTGGTGTTCGCTCCTGCCGGCGGCGCGCTGATCGGCAGGCTGGGTGAGCGTCCCGTCTACGTGGCCGGACTGCTGATTGTGGCGGCCTCCACGGCGGCCTGCGCGTTTGCCCAGAATTACTGGCAGCTCCTGGTGTTCCGGGGGTTGGGGGGCGCCGGGTCGGTGATGTTCACGGTCGCTTCGATGGCACTCGTCATCCGGCTTGCGCCGCCCGAAAGCCGCGGCAGGGTCTCGGGCGCCTACGCCTCCGCGTTCCTGATCGGAAATGTCTGCGGTCCCATCCTGGGCGGCCTGCTGGCCGGGTTCGGGCTGCGCGTTCCCTTCCTCGCCTATGCCGGGGCGCTGGTCCTGGCCGCGCTGGTGGTGCAGACGCAGCTCAGCCATGTGCCCGGCGGCGGACGCCGCGACGGTTCTGCGGCTCCGCCCATGAAACTCGCCGAGGCCCTCGGGGACAGCGCCTACAGGGCGGCGCTCGTCTCAAGCTTTGCCAACGGCTGGGCAACGTTCGGTGTGCGCATGGCCACGGTGCCCCTGTTCGCCGTCACAGCACTCGGCTCCGGCCCGGAGGCGGCGGGCTGGGCACTGGCGGTCTTCGCCGCCGGAAACGCCGTTGCGCTTACTTTTTCCGGCAGGCTGGCGGACAGCCTGGGCCGCAAGCCGATGATGACTGCCGGGTTGGTGCTCACCGGCGCCGCAACCGGCGGAATCGGCCTGACGAACGGGCTGGGCTGGTTCCTTGCCGCATCTGCGCTTGCCGGCGTGGGTGCGGGGCTGCTGGGGCCGGCCCAGCAGGCGGCGGTTGCGGACGTGATCGGTCGCGAGCGGTCCGGCGGGCGCGTGCTGGCCGCCTATCAGATGACCGCAGACATCGGCGCCATCCTGGGCCCGGTGTTCGCCGGGCTGCTGGCAGACCAGCTGGGCTACGGCTGGGCATTCGCCGTGACCGGCGGCGTCCTGCTGCTCGCGGCGGCGGCCTGGCTGCTGGCCCGCGAGACGGTGCAGCGGCAGCTTGCGGACGCTGGCCGGCCCAGCTAA
- a CDS encoding ammonium transporter — MELTAGLVWLLVASALVLFMTPGLAFFYGGMTRAKAALNMMMMSFVAIGTVGIMWVLWGASMATSNKDNFFQIFANPFSHFGLHNFTDPADLLKVGYAATFAIITVALISGAVADRAKFSAWTIFTPIWATLVYAPMAYMVWGGGLFSKDGWFGQTFAPVIDFAGGTVVHINAGVAGLILVLIIGNRKGFGKDPNHRPHNIPFVMLGAAILWFGWFGFNAGAAATVEQAGLIWINTLAAPAAAMLGWLAVERYRDGHPTSLGAASGVVAGLVAITPACANVSPLGAIALGVVAGVASALAVGLKFKLGYDDSLDVVGVHLVSGVVGTVAIGFLATPTQGAAGLFYGGGTTQLVAQVLAALMSIIFTSVMTFIIAYPIHRFMGFRVSQEQEVVGVDLSLHAETAYEFGIGGHGGSFQPLHELITGNASASKLDTAPEASKTTDAASGKESVGA; from the coding sequence ATGGAACTCACCGCAGGTCTCGTTTGGCTCCTGGTCGCGTCAGCACTCGTGCTGTTCATGACCCCGGGCCTGGCATTCTTCTATGGCGGCATGACCCGTGCAAAAGCCGCCTTGAACATGATGATGATGAGCTTCGTCGCCATTGGCACCGTGGGTATCATGTGGGTCCTGTGGGGCGCTTCCATGGCCACGAGCAACAAGGACAACTTCTTCCAGATCTTCGCCAACCCGTTCAGCCACTTCGGCCTTCATAACTTTACTGACCCCGCGGATCTGCTCAAGGTTGGCTACGCCGCCACCTTCGCCATCATCACCGTGGCGCTGATCTCGGGAGCGGTCGCCGACCGCGCGAAGTTCTCGGCCTGGACCATCTTCACCCCCATCTGGGCCACCCTGGTCTACGCCCCCATGGCTTACATGGTCTGGGGCGGGGGACTCTTCTCGAAGGACGGCTGGTTCGGCCAGACGTTTGCTCCCGTGATTGACTTCGCCGGCGGCACAGTCGTCCACATCAATGCCGGCGTGGCCGGACTCATCCTTGTCCTGATCATCGGCAACCGCAAAGGCTTCGGCAAGGACCCCAACCACCGCCCGCACAACATCCCGTTTGTCATGCTCGGCGCGGCAATCCTCTGGTTCGGTTGGTTCGGCTTCAACGCCGGTGCAGCGGCCACTGTTGAACAGGCTGGCCTGATCTGGATCAATACGCTGGCAGCCCCGGCGGCCGCCATGCTCGGCTGGCTCGCTGTGGAGCGGTACCGCGACGGTCACCCCACTTCCCTCGGCGCCGCATCGGGCGTCGTCGCCGGTCTGGTCGCTATCACCCCGGCCTGCGCGAACGTGTCTCCGCTTGGCGCCATCGCCCTCGGCGTAGTCGCAGGTGTCGCCTCTGCCCTGGCTGTCGGACTGAAGTTCAAGCTGGGCTACGATGACTCGCTCGACGTCGTCGGCGTCCACCTCGTCTCCGGGGTCGTCGGCACCGTGGCTATCGGTTTCCTCGCGACGCCGACGCAGGGCGCGGCAGGTCTCTTCTATGGCGGAGGAACCACCCAGCTTGTTGCCCAGGTGCTCGCGGCGCTGATGTCCATCATCTTCACCTCGGTAATGACCTTCATCATCGCCTACCCCATTCACAGATTCATGGGCTTCCGTGTTTCCCAGGAACAGGAAGTGGTGGGTGTGGACCTGAGCCTGCACGCCGAGACCGCTTACGAGTTCGGCATCGGCGGCCACGGCGGCAGCTTCCAGCCGCTGCATGAACTGATCACCGGCAATGCCTCGGCGTCCAAGCTTGACACGGCACCTGAGGCCAGCAAAACGACAGACGCAGCATCAGGCAAGGAAAGCGTGGGGGCATGA
- a CDS encoding P-II family nitrogen regulator has translation MKLITAIVRPEKLEAIREGLEAYGVQGLTVSAASGYGRQRGYTEVYRGAEYNVDLLPKIRVEVLATDEQADDILDVIISSSNTGRAGDGKVWTVDVFEAVRVRTGERGVAAI, from the coding sequence ATGAAACTGATTACAGCAATCGTTCGTCCGGAGAAGCTCGAAGCCATCCGGGAAGGCCTCGAGGCCTACGGGGTCCAGGGCCTGACGGTCAGTGCCGCCAGCGGCTACGGGCGGCAGCGGGGCTACACCGAGGTCTACCGCGGCGCGGAGTACAACGTGGACCTGCTGCCCAAGATCCGCGTTGAGGTCCTGGCCACGGACGAACAGGCTGACGACATCCTTGATGTCATCATCTCCAGCTCCAACACAGGCCGGGCCGGCGACGGCAAGGTCTGGACGGTGGATGTATTTGAAGCAGTGCGGGTCCGGACCGGCGAACGTGGCGTAGCAGCCATCTAG
- a CDS encoding glucose-6-phosphate dehydrogenase translates to MTSQTTVKTLLILGATGDLTARLLLPGLATLVATGRAGGLKLVGAGSDPWSPEQWRERVHDAFAAAAGPAGAAGKDALKSLEASTDYHQLDVTADGPLASLLSKLEGPVAVYFALPPQVSQKACEILAPDQVPAGTRLVMEKPFGSGEESARQLNRTLLNLVPEDHIHRVDHFLGKATVLNILGLRFANNFLEPVWNRQHIAKVEIIFDEDLALEGRARYYDNAGALRDMVQSHLLQIMALMAIEPPATIGERDLRDAIGTVLRASSIRTPYESSTRRARYTAGSVGGREVPDYVKEEGVDPDRSTETLAEVQVNIDNWRWKDVPFILRSGKALGDKRKEAVVTFRPVPHLPRGFSGVDAPNKLRIGFGPDTLGLDVDVNGPGDIFSLNRTTLNSELNASDLLPYGEVLEGVLAGDPLLSVRADTAEECWRIVDPVLAAWSRGDVPLEDYDAGTSGPEGWSGSGSVTG, encoded by the coding sequence GTGACGAGCCAAACAACCGTAAAAACCCTGCTCATCCTCGGCGCCACCGGCGACCTTACGGCCCGGCTGCTGCTACCGGGCCTTGCCACGCTGGTGGCCACCGGGCGGGCCGGCGGGCTCAAACTCGTCGGCGCGGGTTCCGATCCGTGGTCGCCGGAGCAGTGGCGGGAGCGTGTCCATGATGCCTTTGCGGCGGCGGCAGGCCCGGCGGGCGCAGCAGGGAAGGACGCCCTGAAGTCCCTCGAGGCCTCCACTGACTATCACCAACTCGACGTCACTGCGGACGGACCGCTGGCATCGCTGCTCTCGAAGCTTGAGGGGCCCGTGGCCGTCTACTTCGCCCTTCCGCCGCAGGTCAGCCAAAAAGCCTGCGAGATACTGGCGCCGGACCAGGTCCCTGCGGGGACGCGGCTCGTCATGGAGAAGCCGTTCGGATCCGGCGAGGAGTCGGCGCGTCAGCTCAACAGGACGCTCCTGAACCTCGTTCCTGAAGACCACATCCACCGTGTGGATCACTTCCTGGGCAAGGCCACCGTGCTGAACATCCTCGGGCTGCGCTTTGCGAACAACTTCCTGGAGCCGGTATGGAACCGTCAGCACATCGCCAAAGTGGAGATCATCTTCGACGAGGACCTGGCCCTCGAAGGCCGGGCACGCTATTACGACAACGCAGGCGCCCTGCGTGACATGGTCCAGAGCCATCTCCTGCAGATCATGGCCCTGATGGCCATCGAGCCGCCGGCCACGATCGGCGAGCGCGACCTCCGGGATGCCATCGGCACCGTCCTCCGCGCGAGCAGCATCAGGACGCCCTACGAATCCAGTACCCGCCGGGCGCGGTACACCGCCGGCAGCGTCGGCGGCCGGGAGGTTCCGGACTACGTCAAGGAGGAGGGCGTGGACCCGGACAGGAGCACCGAAACGCTCGCCGAAGTCCAGGTGAACATTGACAACTGGCGCTGGAAGGACGTGCCGTTCATCCTGCGTTCGGGCAAGGCCCTGGGTGACAAGCGGAAGGAAGCGGTGGTTACGTTCCGGCCGGTGCCACACCTGCCCAGGGGCTTCTCGGGTGTTGACGCGCCCAACAAGCTCCGGATCGGATTCGGACCGGACACCCTCGGCCTCGACGTCGACGTCAACGGCCCCGGGGACATTTTCAGTCTGAACCGCACCACGCTCAACTCAGAGCTCAATGCCTCCGATCTGCTTCCCTACGGGGAAGTGCTGGAGGGCGTGCTCGCCGGCGACCCGCTGCTCTCTGTCCGGGCCGACACCGCCGAGGAGTGCTGGCGAATCGTCGATCCGGTCCTCGCGGCCTGGTCCAGGGGCGATGTTCCGCTTGAGGACTACGACGCCGGCACGTCGGGCCCGGAGGGCTGGTCCGGTTCCGGCTCGGTCACCGGATAG
- a CDS encoding alpha/beta fold hydrolase: protein MFKQRVVFVHGAGNFGSAAWPRQHGMALQYDALFLRRHGFDAEAEPLETDFAADARIVLRSLADDGRGAAGGHVVAHSQGAISAMMAAIERPDLVFSLTLVEPACLSLTAELPATAAHRALMEPLFDVRHQLGDDDYEREFVRRAFAADAPGPSTPEARRAARRLRLQAPPWQAPLQIVPGVPTLVLTGGWEPLYEEIAGYLRETGALHRTAAGGHRPQDSPEGDRFIRSFIAEVSRRQQPQAS from the coding sequence ATGTTTAAGCAGCGGGTAGTGTTCGTCCACGGTGCCGGAAACTTCGGCTCCGCTGCTTGGCCGCGCCAGCACGGCATGGCCCTGCAGTACGACGCCCTGTTCCTGCGCCGGCACGGTTTCGACGCCGAGGCCGAACCCCTGGAAACCGACTTCGCCGCAGACGCCCGGATCGTGCTCCGCTCCCTCGCGGACGACGGCCGCGGCGCCGCCGGAGGGCATGTCGTGGCCCATTCCCAGGGCGCCATTTCGGCGATGATGGCTGCCATCGAACGCCCGGACCTCGTGTTCTCGCTGACACTGGTGGAGCCGGCCTGCCTGTCGCTGACTGCCGAGCTGCCGGCCACGGCCGCCCACCGGGCGCTCATGGAGCCCCTGTTCGACGTCCGGCACCAGCTGGGTGACGACGACTACGAGCGGGAGTTCGTCCGGCGGGCCTTTGCCGCTGACGCGCCCGGCCCTAGCACTCCCGAGGCCAGGCGGGCGGCCAGGCGGCTGCGATTGCAGGCGCCGCCGTGGCAGGCTCCGCTGCAGATCGTGCCGGGCGTCCCCACCCTCGTGCTGACCGGCGGGTGGGAGCCCCTGTACGAGGAAATCGCCGGCTACCTGAGGGAGACCGGCGCCCTGCACCGCACTGCTGCGGGAGGGCACCGGCCCCAGGACTCGCCCGAGGGCGACCGTTTCATCCGGTCCTTTATCGCCGAGGTCAGCCGGCGGCAGCAGCCGCAGGCGTCCTGA